In candidate division WOR-3 bacterium, the following are encoded in one genomic region:
- a CDS encoding tetratricopeptide repeat protein: MVSRYDAPLSETEWEKKRKEYLHHFLQALKKEKIIPENGRTLLNFDLLINLVNFRLPEEEMGEEDSFEEWDWREIMRIYQRFLRNSEFFEGEEVLIDERFLEIFFDSWDEVVFEDFLTSQIADDAQDATSLLNRGNAYWEKKMYWQALGDYAQALRMEPDEPLIYFNRAHLFIEIGEYEKAIEDLARVMEKEDSSIGLELIYSLRAEAFFQLNRLAEGLSDLKKVLALCRKRLKKLPFSLVMVDGKMINHRLIIEEAIIHSIKEVKAIEKKGLGEGERKTIEKIKRQIIFLRNEIGL; encoded by the coding sequence ATGGTTAGTCGGTATGATGCCCCATTAAGTGAAACCGAATGGGAGAAAAAGCGGAAGGAGTATTTACACCATTTTCTTCAAGCACTCAAAAAGGAGAAGATAATTCCAGAAAATGGGCGGACTTTATTAAATTTTGACCTTTTGATAAATCTTGTGAATTTTCGCCTCCCCGAAGAAGAAATGGGGGAGGAGGATTCTTTTGAGGAATGGGATTGGAGAGAAATAATGAGAATCTATCAGAGATTCCTTCGCAACAGTGAATTTTTCGAAGGAGAAGAGGTCTTAATTGATGAGAGATTTTTAGAAATTTTCTTTGATTCCTGGGATGAGGTTGTCTTTGAAGATTTTCTTACCAGTCAAATAGCGGATGATGCCCAGGATGCCACCTCTTTACTCAATCGGGGTAACGCCTACTGGGAAAAAAAGATGTATTGGCAGGCGCTTGGTGATTATGCCCAAGCCTTGAGGATGGAGCCGGATGAGCCACTTATTTATTTTAACCGGGCTCATCTCTTTATAGAGATTGGGGAATACGAGAAGGCAATTGAAGATTTGGCAAGGGTGATGGAGAAGGAAGATTCTTCCATTGGTTTGGAACTAATTTACTCTTTAAGAGCCGAAGCATTTTTTCAACTGAATCGGCTGGCAGAGGGGTTATCTGACTTAAAAAAAGTTTTGGCTTTATGCCGGAAACGGTTGAAAAAACTTCCCTTTAGTTTGGTGATGGTTGACGGGAAGATGATAAATCACCGGTTGATTATTGAAGAAGCGATTATCCATTCCATTAAAGAGGTAAAGGCGATTGAGAAAAAGGGTTTGGGGGAAGGGGAGAGGAAGACCATTGAGAAAATAAAAAGGCAGATAATTTTTCTGCGGAATGAGATTGGGCTTTAA
- a CDS encoding GxxExxY protein: MDWLAEVKSAAEEVLKVLGAGYKEAPYEEALAHELRIRKIPYERQRNFEILYKGYRVGSGRADLIINPLWANRGGKELVLELKAVKSITESHKRQAQVYMVSLNIDEGAVLSFSDKILLETVERPKKSLAIEVVKPKKVREQELKKTLERCAQEVYDYFGKEFIYREGGEKPFPEAISVELRLNGIDFSRGNYDILYKGHKIVEYKFDFVFKNEAVANLVYYKKEENLAEMKEEFDFYRKLFGIKRGFLIAIPEGEKGKVLVEAV; encoded by the coding sequence ATGGATTGGTTGGCAGAGGTAAAGTCAGCTGCCGAGGAGGTATTAAAAGTTTTAGGGGCGGGTTATAAAGAAGCACCTTATGAAGAGGCATTGGCACACGAGTTGCGCATCCGGAAAATTCCCTACGAGCGGCAAAGGAATTTTGAGATTCTCTACAAAGGCTACCGGGTGGGTAGCGGGCGAGCGGATCTTATTATCAATCCCCTCTGGGCGAATAGAGGGGGGAAGGAATTGGTTCTGGAATTGAAGGCGGTGAAAAGTATCACGGAGTCACACAAGAGGCAGGCACAGGTCTATATGGTCTCTTTGAATATTGATGAGGGTGCGGTCTTATCTTTTAGTGATAAAATCCTTTTGGAAACGGTGGAAAGACCAAAGAAATCACTGGCGATTGAGGTGGTGAAACCAAAAAAGGTGAGAGAGCAGGAGTTAAAGAAAACCTTGGAGCGATGTGCCCAGGAAGTCTATGATTACTTCGGCAAGGAGTTTATCTATCGGGAAGGAGGGGAGAAGCCTTTTCCGGAGGCAATTAGTGTGGAATTGAGATTAAACGGAATTGATTTCTCTCGCGGTAATTATGATATTTTATACAAAGGGCATAAGATTGTAGAGTATAAATTTGACTTCGTTTTCAAAAATGAGGCGGTGGCGAATCTTGTCTATTATAAGAAAGAAGAAAACTTAGCGGAGATGAAAGAGGAATTTGATTTTTATCGGAAACTATTTGGGATAAAGAGGGGTTTTTTAATCGCTATCCCTGAAGGAGAAAAAGGGAAGGTTTTGGTGGAGGCGGTCTAA
- a CDS encoding WG repeat-containing protein, which yields MTYEPYPKPCLIGGKWGYIDKEGKIVIEPQFD from the coding sequence ATGACTTATGAGCCATATCCAAAGCCATGTCTAATTGGTGGCAAATGGGGTTATATTGATAAGGAAGGCAAAATTGTGATAGAACCCCAATTTGATTAG